Below is a genomic region from Deinococcus misasensis DSM 22328.
CTGGGAAAGAGGCTCTGGGCGAGATGGGCACCGCTCACCACTGCAACACCGAAAAAGATGTACTGCAGAGGTCCGGGAAGATTGGGAATGTACTCGATGGCTGCAATGGAGCCGATCACCATACCGGCATGCAGCAGGGCCCTGTTTTGTTGAGCCTGAGGATGGTCCTGATTGGTGACAGCACCGTTCTGATCGACCTTCTTGTACTTCACTCCGTCAGCGGTCGGGACAGCCACCCCGAATGCTGCACGCTGTGAACTGAAAATGGCTTTCTCAGCCACAGCACCCGTCACAGCACCCACAGCGGTAGAGACAAGACGGGGGTCCGTGAGCAGACCCAGAATGTTGCCATCTGGCTTGGAAAGAAGCTGCTTGCCTTCAATGTTGAACATGTTTTCTCCTTTTAGGCTGCGTTGCCGTAGTTGTCGATTTCTTGGAAGATGCGAGAGCCATCAGGGAGGCGCGTAACTTTGCCGCGTTTGTTGTGTAACTTGTCGAAAATCAGGTATTCAGGGCCCCATCCCTTCTCTGGATCGGGCATGGCCAGAAAAGCAGGATTGGGAATGGTGCCCTGCAGGGTTTCTTCCACCCGTTTCCTGTTGTTGACTTCGGTTGTGGGGAAGATGGCCCACACATTGACCATGTTCAGGGCCATTTTGTGGATGGTGTACTGGGATGAACTGGCCAGTTGCTGGGTGGCCAGAGCGGTGTGAAGTCCAAACTTCCGGGATTCAGTGCAATAGAGTTTTGACTGTCTGGAAAACACATCTTTTGCAAGGAACACATGGCACTCGTCAATGAGCACAAAGCAGGTGCACCCGTCTGCATCGAACACCCCGAGATTCATCAATGCTCTGAAAAGGGCGTCCAAAACAGGAATCATGTCTTTTCCGTAGTCTGGAATCTCGAAGTGCACGCTTTTGCGGATCCGGATCAGCTTCTCAAACTGGGCAGCGGTGTAACCTTTCTCTAAGCGCTCCAGGTCAAACCGTTCATGGTGACTGCAGAACTCTTTGAACTCTGGCGTCGTGTTGATCACCACGAAGAAAGGGGGCTGGATCACCTCTTTGTAATGGGTGGCCACCTCCCTGAGGTAACTGGACTTCCCGGATCCCTGTTGACCCAGAGCCATGAAGCAAGGAGACTGCAGACCGGCCATTTACTGCTGCTCCTCTGGATCTTCAGAGGGCTCCAGGTGCACATCGATCTCTGGACGGTACACCACGATCACAGGGGGGTTCAGAAGGCAGTGCACGCCATAAGCGGCCAAGGCCCCGAGCAGGATCAGTTGCAGGTGACTCACAGTGGACACGCTCCATTGACGGATGTAAAGTCTTCACGCTTCCATCCGTTTTGCATGAAGAAATCCAGAGGGTTCATGAAGTAGGGTTTCACTCCTGCTTCGCCTCCAATGCCGTTCCAGTAGGTGCTCACAGGCAATTGACGCTTGATGACATCAAAGTGCAGGTGTGCAGGCCATTGCTCTGCCCATCCTTTGCCGACCGTTCCGATCCGCTGACCGGCTTTGACTTCCTCACCGGTTTTCACCAGTACTGCAGACATGTGGGCGTAGCGGGTCCACACTCCCAACTGGGGATGTCTGATGATGATCAGCCGGCCCCATGAGGGACTGAAGCCTTTGTTTTGCGTTGCAAACTCAACAATGCCGTCTGCGACGCTCACAATGGGATCTCCCAGATCCCCATCAGGGCCTTTCCCTGCAGGACCGTTCAAATCCCATCCGGTGTGGATGCCCATCCGCTTGTCTTTGACATAGCAATCTGTGCCCGATCGTGCAAGGAACACTGTATCTACAGCGATCTTTCCGCCGATTTTTTTGATGTTTGGGAGAGGGAAAACAACTTTATTTGACATGGTTTTTTTCGCCCTTTCAGCCCTGATTGCTTGCGAAGTTCGTTGCAAAACCACTGGCGTAATGCTGACTGCCATCAGTGCCAGAGTGATGATCAGCAGTTTTTTCTGTTGCTCGGGGGGGATTTTCGGCATACTGTTTCCTCATCTGGACTGTGACGTACCCGACCAGGGCAATGGAGCCGATCAGGGCCATCATGGGGGGGATTCCTCCACCTCCAAGGCTGTTTTTTCCGATGCCGTAATGGGCCAGAGCTTCGCCGGGTTTCAGGTACGGGATGATGAAGTTCAGCATGCCGTTGGTCATGAAGTCCTGCTGATACTGCATGGCCACTTCAAAAGGCAGTCCCATGGAGGTCAGGCCGGCCATCATTTGCATGACTTCCCCATCAGACATGGGTTCTACAGGTGTTTTCTTGCTTCTGGAGGGCTTTTCTTCGGGTGCCTCATCCTCTGGGATGTCATCGTCATCGATGTCATCCAGTGAGGGCAGGTGTTCCTGCTCCAGGGTGTCCTGCAGGTTGGGATCGGTTTCTGTGGCTTGGGTCATGGAGGGCACTCCTTAAAAGACCGTGTACCCTGCTGGGATACTCGGGGCTGGGCGTGGGATGTGGGTGGGGGCTGGAGGTTGCACGGGCACACTGACAGGCACACCTGCAGGTCGTGCACCTCCACGCATGAAGACGAAAGTGAGGGCCCCAACCATAAGCACTCCACCTGCTGCAATCAGGACAGAGCGCCGGTTATCCTTGGGCTCCGGATCCGGGTCAGGATCCAGAGCTTCTTCAGATGCACGCACAGGACGAGAGGGAAGGGGTGCATCAGGACCAGAAGCAATGTTGGATGCAGCTCTTTGTTTGGAGAGAACTGCAATTGAGAGAGGATCCAGCGTTTTGATGGGCTCTGGATCTTTGGGAGTGGGTGCAGGGGTTGGCTCTGGGGAAGGTGCAGGAGTGGCCACAACAGGAGCAGCTGCAGGAGCTTGCACCCCGGCAGTGATCTGCTTGAACCGTTCCAGGTCCATCAGTCACCCTCACCAGTGGCAAACCGACTCTGGTTTTTGGTGTTGGGTTTGGACAGCTTTCTTGTGGTGGCTTTCGCTTCGTTGTAGGTGGCCACCGCTGCAGTACCTGCTTCATGTGCACCTGCACGAAGTTGAGCGATCAGGAACACACCGACAAAGCCAATGGCTGCAATGCCCCAGACACTGCTGGGGGTGTTCACGGTGTCTTTGACCACTTCAGAGAAGCTGGGTTTGTCGTCTGGTGAACTTCCAGCCGTTCCCTCTGGCACATCCCGGTACACTCCGACCTGTTGAGGGGTCAGCAGTTTCTGGATGCCAGGAACACCACCAGAGAAGAACAGCGTGCCAATGATGGTCAAAACCCACATGAGGGCTGCAGGCATCAAATCACCGCCATCCAGAACCAGAAAGTCTTGCTTTTTTCGTCATAGCCTTTGCGGGGCCGGTAAGAGCCGCCAACTTTGTCTTTCCCTGTTTTGGGGTCCACAAAGTTGGTGCGGGGGAATTTCACCTTCATGCCCTGCAAAGGGGCCAGGGCTTCTGCTGCAGCAATGGCAATGTTCCAGACGGTGAGAGATGCAGCCAATTTTTTGGCCACCGGTTCCATCTCTGGAGTGCATTTAACCTTGATTTTGTGCAGGCCTGGTGTCAGGTGATTGCCCGGCTCATCCAATGGGAGCTTTTTCAGTGCCATGAATCCAGAGTGAGGGGGTGGATTGTAAGTTTCCACGCTGAAACGCGAGTCTGTTTTGCGGTAGCAAAGCGCACTCAGCGTCATTTCAGAAAGCAAAAAACCCGCATTGCAGTTGCGGGTGGCATTGGTGAAAGATGTGGATCAGTCTTTCTTCGGGGTGAACATCCGCAAGGCCCCTTCAAAGAAAGCTTCAAGCCTGACAGCTGCAGCTTCACCAAATC
It encodes:
- a CDS encoding DEAD/DEAH box helicase family protein yields the protein MAGLQSPCFMALGQQGSGKSSYLREVATHYKEVIQPPFFVVINTTPEFKEFCSHHERFDLERLEKGYTAAQFEKLIRIRKSVHFEIPDYGKDMIPVLDALFRALMNLGVFDADGCTCFVLIDECHVFLAKDVFSRQSKLYCTESRKFGLHTALATQQLASSSQYTIHKMALNMVNVWAIFPTTEVNNRKRVEETLQGTIPNPAFLAMPDPEKGWGPEYLIFDKLHNKRGKVTRLPDGSRIFQEIDNYGNAA
- a CDS encoding M23 family metallopeptidase, whose translation is MFLARSGTDCYVKDKRMGIHTGWDLNGPAGKGPDGDLGDPIVSVADGIVEFATQNKGFSPSWGRLIIIRHPQLGVWTRYAHMSAVLVKTGEEVKAGQRIGTVGKGWAEQWPAHLHFDVIKRQLPVSTYWNGIGGEAGVKPYFMNPLDFFMQNGWKREDFTSVNGACPL